One window of Hoplias malabaricus isolate fHopMal1 chromosome 16, fHopMal1.hap1, whole genome shotgun sequence genomic DNA carries:
- the LOC136672339 gene encoding cortexin domain-containing 1 protein codes for MEETTPDPEFVDVDQGLTLACIAFLCLLLVAMIIRCAKVIMDPYSAIPTSTWEEQHLDD; via the coding sequence ATGGAGGAGACCACGCCGGACCCGGAGTTTGTGGACGTAGACCAGGGCTTGACTCTGGCCTGTATCGCGTTCCTCTGTCTGCTGCTGGTGGCCATGATCATCCGCTGTGCCAAAGTCATCATGGACCCCTACAGCGCCATCCCCACCTCCACCTGGGAGGAGCAACACCTGGATGACTAG